From Streptomyces sp. NBC_01460, a single genomic window includes:
- the dacB gene encoding D-alanyl-D-alanine carboxypeptidase/D-alanyl-D-alanine endopeptidase, producing MAEPVQRPTDEPLTRWGKWKAPKYLKRGSGPHDLRLVAGSAVLGLVVAAGAALAAGPWDSGQRKAERDRVAVRQSAGGAHHEGTAPGGPKPAPSAPAVLKALDAASGSTSPVGASGLEAVLTPLLDTPALGSVRTAVVIDATTGKQLYARGAATPMTPASTVKIATTAAALSALGPTHRIATTVTLSPDSRTLTLVGGGDPTLDKGALRSLAADAARSLRDGGAGPVRLRYDTSRYSGPALHPIGPNENIAPVSALMADEGRLDTSDKGPAPRASDPAGDAARLFAGLLGQAGVDTRSVPASGRAPAGSRTVATHLSEPLSDLVERALTNSDNDIAEALARQTALKAGEPASFAGSRRAVTARLKALGLPLTGARLSDGSGLDRADKVTAGLLARLLALAAGPDHPELRPVLTGLPIAGFSGTLGDRYAATSPATGLIRAKTGTLTGVNSLSGTAVDARGRLLAFAFLASGTTSPDEAEASLDALATTLTKGTR from the coding sequence GTGGCCGAGCCGGTGCAGAGACCGACGGACGAACCGTTGACCAGGTGGGGCAAGTGGAAAGCCCCGAAGTACCTGAAGCGCGGGAGCGGACCTCACGACCTCCGGCTCGTCGCAGGCTCCGCGGTGCTCGGCCTGGTCGTCGCCGCCGGTGCCGCCCTGGCCGCCGGTCCCTGGGACTCCGGTCAGCGTAAGGCCGAGCGGGACCGGGTGGCCGTCCGGCAGAGCGCAGGTGGCGCACATCACGAAGGGACCGCGCCCGGCGGGCCGAAGCCCGCACCGAGCGCGCCCGCCGTCCTGAAGGCCCTCGACGCCGCCTCCGGGAGCACGTCCCCGGTGGGCGCGAGCGGTCTGGAGGCCGTCCTCACGCCCCTGTTGGACACGCCCGCCCTCGGCTCCGTACGCACCGCCGTGGTCATCGACGCCACCACGGGCAAGCAGCTGTACGCGCGGGGCGCCGCCACCCCGATGACCCCGGCGTCCACGGTGAAGATCGCCACCACCGCCGCCGCGCTCTCCGCGCTCGGCCCCACCCACCGCATCGCGACGACCGTCACGCTGTCCCCGGACTCCCGCACGCTCACCCTCGTCGGCGGCGGCGACCCCACCCTGGACAAGGGAGCGCTGCGCTCCCTCGCGGCCGACGCGGCGCGCTCCCTGCGCGACGGCGGAGCCGGGCCGGTGCGGCTGAGGTACGACACCTCGCGGTACTCGGGTCCGGCCCTCCACCCCATCGGCCCCAACGAGAACATCGCGCCCGTCAGCGCCCTCATGGCCGACGAGGGCCGGCTCGACACGAGCGACAAGGGGCCGGCGCCCCGTGCCTCCGACCCCGCGGGCGACGCCGCGCGCCTCTTCGCCGGCCTCCTCGGCCAGGCCGGTGTGGACACCCGGTCCGTCCCGGCGTCCGGGCGGGCCCCCGCCGGCTCCCGCACGGTGGCGACACACCTCTCGGAGCCGCTCTCCGACCTGGTCGAACGGGCCCTGACCAACAGTGACAACGACATCGCCGAGGCCCTGGCCCGGCAGACCGCGCTGAAGGCGGGCGAGCCCGCATCCTTCGCCGGGAGCCGCCGCGCCGTCACCGCCCGGCTGAAGGCGCTCGGCCTGCCGCTGACCGGTGCCCGGCTCTCCGACGGCAGCGGCCTCGACCGGGCGGACAAGGTGACGGCGGGGCTCCTGGCCCGGCTGCTCGCGCTCGCCGCGGGGCCGGACCACCCCGAGCTGCGCCCCGTCCTCACCGGGCTGCCGATCGCCGGATTCAGCGGCACGCTCGGCGACCGCTACGCCGCCACATCGCCCGCGACCGGCCTGATCAGGGCCAAGACGGGCACCCTCACCGGGGTGAACAGCCTCTCCGGGACCGCTGTCGACGCGCGGGGCCGGCTGCTCGCCTTCGCCTTCCTGGCCTCCGGCACCACCTCACCGGACGAAGCGGAAGCCTCACTGGACGCCCTGGCCACCACCCTCACCAAAGGCACCCGTTGA
- a CDS encoding inorganic diphosphatase → MEFDVVIEIPKGSRNKYEVDHETGRIRLDRRLFTSTSYPADYGFVENTLGEDGDPLDALVILEEPTFPGCLIKCRAIGMFRMTDEAGGDDKLLCVPASDPRVEHLRDIHHVSEFDRLEIQHFFEVYKDLEPGKSVEGADWVGRTEAEAEIEASYKRLEAQGGKH, encoded by the coding sequence GTGGAGTTCGACGTCGTTATCGAGATCCCGAAGGGTTCGCGGAACAAGTACGAGGTGGATCACGAGACCGGCCGGATCCGCCTGGACCGTCGACTCTTCACCTCGACCAGCTACCCGGCGGACTACGGTTTCGTCGAGAACACCCTCGGCGAGGACGGCGACCCGCTGGACGCGCTCGTCATCCTGGAGGAGCCGACCTTCCCGGGCTGCCTCATCAAGTGCCGCGCCATCGGCATGTTCCGGATGACCGACGAGGCCGGCGGCGACGACAAGCTGCTGTGCGTCCCGGCGTCCGACCCCCGGGTGGAGCACCTGCGCGACATCCACCACGTGTCGGAGTTCGACCGCCTGGAGATCCAGCACTTCTTCGAGGTCTACAAGGACCTGGAGCCCGGCAAGTCCGTCGAGGGCGCCGACTGGGTCGGCCGCACCGAGGCCGAGGCCGAGATCGAGGCCTCCTACAAGCGCCTCGAGGCGCAGGGCGGCAAGCACTGA
- a CDS encoding zinc-dependent metalloprotease: protein MTSIGGAEMVDWNLAVATATRFVRPGPEISREEARAVVAELRRHAKASEEHVRSFTRMIPEGHEPEDTPVLVVDRAGWIRANVAGFRELLRPLLGKMQERRGSGPGNAVLGAVGGKVTGVELGMLLSFLASRVLGQYETFAPATREFPASSKGGGRLLLVAPNIVHVERELDVDPHDFRLWVALHEETHRTQFTGVPWLRDHLQGEIQSFLDETDVDPMTVLERLREAAQAFSGGSRPEGEQGEEGDDGGRSLVEIVQTPAQREILGRLTAVMSLLEGHADFVMDGVGPDVVASVAEIREKFQQRRARGASRLDLALRKLLGLDAKLRQYRDGEKFVRAVVDEVGMDGFNRVWTSPNTLPTKAEIAAPADWVARVHRKADS from the coding sequence ATGACGAGCATCGGTGGTGCCGAGATGGTCGACTGGAATCTCGCGGTCGCGACCGCGACCCGGTTCGTGCGGCCTGGTCCCGAGATCAGCCGCGAGGAGGCCCGTGCCGTCGTCGCGGAGCTCCGCCGGCATGCCAAGGCCTCCGAGGAGCACGTCCGTTCCTTCACCCGGATGATCCCGGAGGGCCACGAACCCGAGGACACGCCCGTCCTGGTCGTCGACCGGGCGGGCTGGATCAGGGCCAACGTCGCGGGCTTCCGTGAGCTGCTGCGTCCCCTCCTCGGGAAGATGCAGGAACGCCGCGGCAGCGGCCCGGGCAACGCGGTGCTCGGCGCGGTCGGCGGCAAGGTGACCGGGGTCGAGCTGGGCATGCTCCTGTCGTTCCTGGCCTCCCGCGTCCTCGGGCAGTACGAGACCTTCGCCCCCGCCACGCGGGAGTTCCCGGCGTCGTCGAAGGGGGGCGGCAGGCTGCTGCTGGTCGCACCCAACATCGTCCATGTCGAACGCGAACTCGACGTCGATCCCCACGACTTCAGGCTCTGGGTGGCCCTCCACGAGGAGACGCACCGAACCCAGTTCACCGGAGTCCCCTGGCTCCGTGACCATCTCCAGGGCGAAATCCAGTCGTTCCTCGACGAGACCGACGTCGACCCGATGACCGTGCTCGAACGCCTCCGCGAGGCCGCGCAGGCGTTCTCCGGGGGCAGCCGTCCCGAGGGGGAGCAGGGTGAGGAGGGCGACGACGGCGGGCGCAGCCTCGTCGAAATCGTCCAGACGCCCGCCCAGCGCGAGATCCTGGGACGTCTCACCGCCGTGATGTCCCTGCTCGAAGGGCACGCGGACTTCGTGATGGACGGGGTGGGCCCCGATGTGGTGGCCTCCGTCGCCGAGATCCGGGAGAAGTTCCAGCAGCGCAGGGCGCGCGGCGCGAGCCGGCTGGACCTGGCCCTGCGCAAGCTGCTGGGCCTCGACGCGAAGCTGCGGCAGTACCGCGACGGCGAGAAGTTCGTCCGGGCCGTGGTCGACGAGGTCGGGATGGACGGGTTCAACCGGGTGTGGACCTCCCCCAACACCCTTCCCACGAAGGCCGAGATCGCCGCACCGGCGGACTGGGTGGCGCGGGTGCACCGTAAGGCAGATTCGTGA
- the hpt gene encoding hypoxanthine phosphoribosyltransferase, which translates to MGTDLQSVLITKEEIDAKLVELAAKIDAEYAGKDLLIVGVLKGAVMVMADLARALSTPVTMDWMAVSSYGAGTQSSGVVRILKDLDTDIKGKHVLIVEDIIDSGLTLSWLLTNLGSREPASLEVCTLLRKPDAAKVAIDVKWVGFDIPNEFVVGYGLDYAEKYRNLPFVGTLAPHVYGG; encoded by the coding sequence ATGGGCACCGACCTTCAGTCGGTGCTCATCACCAAGGAAGAGATCGACGCGAAGCTCGTCGAGCTGGCAGCGAAGATCGACGCGGAGTACGCGGGCAAGGACCTGCTCATCGTCGGCGTGCTCAAGGGCGCGGTGATGGTGATGGCGGACCTGGCCCGCGCGCTGTCCACCCCCGTCACCATGGACTGGATGGCCGTCTCGTCGTACGGCGCCGGCACCCAGTCCTCGGGCGTCGTCCGGATCCTCAAGGACCTCGACACGGACATCAAGGGCAAGCACGTCCTGATCGTCGAGGACATCATCGACTCCGGGCTGACGCTGTCCTGGCTGCTGACCAACCTCGGTTCGCGCGAGCCCGCGAGCCTGGAGGTCTGCACGCTGCTCCGCAAGCCGGACGCCGCGAAGGTCGCGATCGACGTGAAGTGGGTCGGCTTCGACATCCCCAACGAGTTCGTCGTCGGCTACGGGCTGGACTACGCGGAGAAGTACCGCAACCTCCCCTTCGTCGGTACGCTCGCCCCTCACGTCTACGGAGGCTGA
- the tilS gene encoding tRNA lysidine(34) synthetase TilS, translating into MGPHPAVAAIRLAVRRVLHDVVTEHHRHTEQAGRAEFAEAGAGGRCSALPERPDTPLVLVACSGGADSMALASALAFEARKLPVRAGGITVDHNLQPGSGLRADEVVARLAEMRLDPVEAVAVHVGRDGGPEAAARDARYAALDAAAERHGAAAVLLGHTRDDQAETVLLGLARGSGIRSLSGMAAASGPAGRYRRPFLQLDRQTARKACLVQSIPVWDDPHNVDPAYTRSRLRHEGLPALEKALGKGVVEALARTAQLSRDDADALDTWAAEAARSVRDDDGRLECSKLSVLPPAVRRRVLRRAVIDAGSPAGSLFARHIEEVDRLITGWRGQGAINLPGRVEVRRQGGRLVIRQS; encoded by the coding sequence ATGGGTCCCCATCCTGCGGTCGCGGCGATACGCCTGGCGGTCCGCCGCGTACTCCACGACGTCGTCACCGAACACCACCGTCACACCGAACAGGCCGGACGCGCCGAGTTCGCCGAAGCCGGGGCGGGCGGGCGGTGTTCGGCGCTTCCGGAACGGCCTGACACCCCGCTGGTGCTCGTCGCGTGCTCCGGTGGCGCCGACTCCATGGCCCTCGCCTCCGCCCTCGCCTTCGAGGCGCGCAAGCTTCCCGTCCGCGCCGGCGGCATCACCGTCGACCACAATCTCCAGCCCGGCTCCGGGCTCCGCGCCGACGAGGTCGTCGCCCGCCTCGCCGAGATGCGGCTCGACCCGGTCGAGGCCGTCGCCGTGCACGTCGGCCGGGACGGCGGGCCCGAGGCCGCCGCCCGTGACGCCCGCTACGCCGCTCTGGACGCCGCCGCCGAGCGCCACGGCGCCGCCGCCGTCCTCCTCGGCCACACCCGCGACGACCAGGCGGAGACCGTCCTGCTGGGGCTCGCCCGGGGTTCGGGCATCCGCTCCCTCTCCGGAATGGCCGCCGCCTCCGGCCCCGCCGGCCGCTACCGCCGCCCCTTCCTCCAGCTCGACCGGCAGACCGCCCGCAAGGCCTGTCTGGTCCAGTCGATCCCCGTCTGGGACGACCCCCACAACGTCGACCCCGCCTACACCCGCTCCCGGCTCCGCCACGAGGGTCTGCCCGCGCTGGAGAAGGCCCTCGGCAAAGGTGTGGTGGAAGCCCTCGCGCGCACGGCGCAGCTCTCCCGCGACGATGCCGACGCCCTGGACACCTGGGCCGCCGAGGCCGCCCGCTCGGTCCGCGACGACGACGGACGGCTGGAGTGCTCCAAGCTCTCCGTCCTGCCGCCCGCGGTACGCCGCCGGGTGCTGCGCCGGGCCGTGATCGACGCCGGATCCCCCGCGGGTTCGCTCTTCGCCCGGCACATCGAGGAAGTCGACCGGCTCATCACCGGCTGGCGGGGTCAGGGCGCCATCAACCTCCCCGGCCGCGTCGAGGTCCGGCGCCAGGGTGGCAGACTGGTGATTCGGCAGAGCTGA